One Litoribacterium kuwaitense genomic window carries:
- a CDS encoding DNA-deoxyinosine glycosylase, producing MSENDRVISMPPVVGERPTILVLGSMPGKASLLKQQYYGHPRNHFWPLMFDLFEEAPTDVYTERIAIAKKHGIALWDVLASCERAGSLDSQIKKEQPNDLVSFVEHHPSLRLIACNGGKAFQSFQRHAGQVQTDRLTIAKLPSTSPTPGKNVKTYAEKKVDWQELLQFSR from the coding sequence ATGAGTGAGAACGACAGAGTGATCTCCATGCCACCAGTTGTAGGTGAGCGCCCTACCATCCTCGTGTTAGGCTCGATGCCTGGAAAAGCGTCGCTCTTAAAGCAGCAGTATTATGGACATCCGCGCAACCACTTTTGGCCACTCATGTTTGACCTGTTCGAAGAAGCACCGACTGATGTGTATACCGAACGAATCGCAATCGCTAAAAAGCATGGGATTGCTTTATGGGATGTCCTTGCTTCGTGCGAACGGGCGGGGAGTTTAGACAGCCAGATTAAAAAGGAACAGCCAAATGACCTAGTTTCTTTCGTGGAACATCACCCATCGCTGCGACTCATTGCTTGTAATGGAGGTAAAGCGTTTCAGAGCTTTCAAAGGCATGCCGGTCAAGTGCAGACTGATCGACTGACCATAGCCAAACTCCCTTCGACTAGTCCGACACCGGGGAAAAATGTGAAAACGTACGCTGAGAAAAAGGTCGATTGGCAAGAACTTCTACAATTTAGCAGATGA
- a CDS encoding GNAT family N-acetyltransferase produces MDRNSQGNGFATKGLQLLPGFMHTHFPEVNEVVLGVNQKNHPAIQLYRKVGFIDRGEVFAGPKGPQHILHLPIQSPSKCLQKQKKLSN; encoded by the coding sequence ATCGATAGAAATAGCCAAGGGAATGGCTTTGCAACAAAGGGGCTTCAATTGCTTCCAGGTTTTATGCATACGCATTTTCCTGAGGTGAATGAGGTTGTCCTCGGGGTGAATCAAAAAAATCACCCTGCTATCCAGCTTTACAGGAAAGTCGGTTTTATTGATCGCGGTGAGGTGTTTGCCGGTCCTAAAGGCCCGCAGCATATCCTTCACCTTCCGATCCAGAGTCCGTCAAAATGTTTGCAGAAGCAAAAAAAACTGAGCAATTAA